In a single window of the Limnohabitans sp. 2KL-27 genome:
- a CDS encoding MarC family protein — translation MDFKPLITLLAIVNPLAIVPFFIHYTQGFSPAQRQKTIWVSSFSAFVVIAASALLGLQILEFFGISLASFQVGGGMLLLTSALSMLNAQPAEARANADEVHDAEAKAAVGASIAVVPLTIPLLTGPATMSTVVIYAEKAKNFAQLGTLVGYGVVIALATALCFSLATPIARILGKTGINVMTRLMGLILAALAVEVMADGLHKLFPVLAGR, via the coding sequence ATGGACTTCAAACCACTCATCACCCTGCTGGCCATCGTCAACCCGCTGGCCATCGTGCCCTTCTTCATCCACTACACCCAGGGCTTCAGCCCAGCCCAACGCCAAAAAACGATTTGGGTGTCGTCTTTTTCTGCCTTTGTGGTGATCGCGGCCAGCGCCTTGCTGGGCCTGCAAATTCTCGAATTTTTCGGCATCTCCCTGGCCAGCTTCCAGGTCGGCGGCGGCATGCTGCTGCTCACCTCGGCCCTGTCGATGCTCAACGCCCAACCCGCCGAGGCACGGGCCAATGCCGACGAAGTGCACGACGCCGAAGCCAAAGCGGCGGTGGGGGCCAGCATCGCCGTTGTGCCGCTGACCATCCCGCTGCTGACCGGCCCAGCCACCATGTCCACCGTGGTGATTTATGCCGAAAAAGCCAAGAACTTCGCCCAACTGGGCACCTTGGTCGGCTACGGCGTGGTCATCGCCCTGGCCACGGCCTTGTGCTTTTCACTGGCCACGCCGATTGCGCGGATTTTGGGCAAAACCGGCATCAACGTCATGACCCGGCTGATGGGCCTGATCCTGGCGGCGCTCGCGGTCGAAGTGATGGCCGACGGGCTGCACAAACTGTTTCCGGTTCTGGCCGGACGCTGA
- a CDS encoding thiamine pyrophosphate-dependent dehydrogenase E1 component subunit alpha translates to MARIRAFENAAEILSQGGVSAYNKTADGSAKVRGPLHLSTGQEGVAAGVCAHLTPTDYLTSTHRGHGHTLAKGADLGRMMCELYGKATGFNGGKGGSMHIADFSVGMLGANGVVAAGLPIAVGAAHAQKLQGRSDITVCFFGDGATNRGPFLEALNWAKVHQLPVLFVCEDNLWSATTASGPMIAGPGASARSESLGIAATQVDGNDVWAVHEKAAELVQAIRAGQGPRLLHARTYRVKGHVSVDLAAYRDPREVEEALKNDPIQNARRALLALGSSDAACDLLDQQAQAEVQSAMVLADKAPWPEVSAAYTDIQTTGAGQWF, encoded by the coding sequence ATGGCCCGCATCCGGGCGTTTGAAAATGCCGCCGAGATCCTGAGCCAGGGCGGTGTCAGTGCTTACAACAAAACCGCCGACGGCAGCGCCAAAGTGCGCGGCCCCTTGCACTTGTCCACCGGTCAAGAAGGCGTGGCCGCTGGCGTGTGCGCCCACCTCACGCCCACCGATTACCTGACGTCCACCCACCGTGGTCACGGCCACACCCTGGCCAAAGGCGCAGACCTGGGTCGCATGATGTGCGAGCTGTATGGCAAAGCCACAGGGTTCAATGGCGGCAAGGGCGGCTCCATGCACATTGCCGATTTTTCGGTCGGCATGCTGGGGGCCAATGGCGTGGTCGCGGCGGGTTTGCCCATTGCCGTGGGCGCGGCCCACGCCCAAAAATTGCAGGGGCGCAGCGACATCACCGTCTGCTTTTTTGGCGATGGCGCCACCAACCGGGGGCCTTTTTTGGAAGCCCTCAACTGGGCGAAGGTGCACCAGTTGCCGGTGCTTTTTGTGTGCGAAGACAACCTGTGGAGCGCCACCACCGCCAGTGGCCCCATGATCGCCGGGCCCGGTGCATCGGCGCGCAGCGAAAGCCTGGGCATCGCGGCGACCCAGGTCGATGGCAACGATGTCTGGGCCGTTCATGAAAAAGCCGCCGAGCTGGTGCAGGCCATTCGCGCAGGCCAGGGACCGCGTCTGTTGCACGCCCGCACCTACCGCGTCAAAGGCCATGTGTCGGTGGACCTGGCCGCGTACCGCGACCCCCGGGAGGTCGAGGAAGCACTGAAAAACGACCCGATTCAGAACGCCCGCCGCGCCCTGCTGGCGCTGGGCAGCAGCGATGCCGCGTGCGACCTGCTGGACCAGCAAGCGCAGGCCGAAGTGCAGTCCGCCATGGTGCTGGCGGACAAGGCGCCCTGGCCCGAGGTGTCAGCGGCATACACCGACATCCAGACCACAGGAGCAGGTCAATGGTTTTGA
- the alr gene encoding alanine racemase, producing MPRPIQATIHTAALRHNLSQTRQAAPDAQAWAVVKANAYGHGIERVFEGLRAADGFALLDLSEAERVRGLGWRGPILLLEGAFEARDLELCSRLHLWHTVHCDEQIDMLALHKTHEPHRVFLKMNSGMNRLGFAPQSFRSAWTRLNALPQVDEISLMTHFSDADGPKGIAEQLARFEEATRDLPGERSLSNSAATLRHAQNAAVKADWIRPGIAVYGSSPDFPEHSPAHWGLQPAMSLNARIIAVQHLQAGDSVGYGSSFVADGPLRIGVVACGYADGYPRSCPTGTPVLVDGQRGRTVGRVSMDMLAVDLGPFPDAGVGSMVTLWGQSVQGAVLGIDEVAQAAGTVGYELMCALAARVPVVVV from the coding sequence ATGCCCCGCCCCATTCAAGCCACCATCCACACCGCTGCTCTGCGCCACAACCTGAGCCAGACCCGCCAGGCCGCGCCCGATGCCCAAGCCTGGGCCGTGGTCAAGGCCAATGCCTATGGGCATGGTATCGAGCGGGTGTTTGAGGGCCTGCGCGCAGCCGATGGCTTTGCCCTTTTGGACCTGAGTGAGGCCGAGCGCGTCAGAGGGCTGGGTTGGCGCGGCCCGATCTTGCTGCTCGAAGGCGCTTTTGAGGCGCGGGACCTGGAGCTGTGCTCGCGCCTGCACCTGTGGCACACGGTGCATTGCGACGAGCAAATCGACATGCTGGCGCTGCACAAGACGCACGAGCCGCACCGGGTCTTCCTCAAGATGAACTCGGGCATGAACCGGCTGGGCTTTGCGCCGCAGAGCTTTCGCTCGGCCTGGACACGGCTGAACGCCTTGCCGCAAGTCGACGAAATCTCGCTCATGACCCATTTCAGCGATGCCGACGGTCCCAAAGGGATCGCTGAGCAGCTGGCCCGCTTTGAAGAAGCCACCCGTGACCTGCCCGGTGAGCGCAGCCTGAGCAACAGCGCGGCCACCTTGCGCCATGCGCAAAATGCCGCCGTCAAAGCCGACTGGATTCGCCCCGGCATCGCGGTGTACGGCAGCTCGCCGGACTTTCCCGAGCACAGCCCCGCGCACTGGGGTTTGCAGCCTGCGATGAGCCTGAACGCCCGCATCATCGCCGTGCAGCATTTGCAGGCGGGCGACAGCGTGGGCTATGGCTCGAGCTTTGTGGCCGATGGCCCGCTGCGCATTGGCGTGGTGGCTTGCGGCTATGCCGATGGTTACCCGCGCAGCTGCCCCACGGGCACGCCTGTGCTGGTGGACGGCCAGCGAGGGCGCACCGTAGGCCGTGTGAGCATGGACATGCTGGCGGTGGACTTGGGGCCCTTCCCCGATGCGGGCGTGGGCAGCATGGTCACGCTTTGGGGGCAGTCGGTCCAGGGTGCGGTGCTCGGCATCGACGAAGTGGCGCAAGCGGCGGGCACGGTGGGCTATGAGCTCATGTGCGCGCTGGCCGCGCGCGTGCCCGTGGTGGTGGTCTGA
- a CDS encoding DctP family TRAP transporter solute-binding subunit gives MKLRRHLLSLLAVAAGLGAFTAPAVAAEYKAEYRMSLVLGPPTPWGQAGKMWADMVKERTQGRINIKLYPGVSLIQGDQTREFSALRQGVIDMAVGSTINWSPQVKELNLFSLPFLMPDYAAIDALTQGSVGQKIFQTLDKSGVVPLAWGENGFRELTNSKRPIKSPADLKGMKIRVVGSPIYSDMFSAMGANPTQMSWADAQPALSSGAVDGQENPLFLFTVLKMHNVGQKFVTTWGYVADPLIFVVNKDIWASWTPADQAIVRQAAVDAGKAEIAIARKGLVEADKPVLKDIAGMGVTVTSLSAEEREAFVKATRPVYEKWKNTVGPALVKEAETAIAARKK, from the coding sequence ATGAAACTTCGTCGTCATTTGCTCAGCCTGCTGGCGGTTGCCGCTGGTTTGGGTGCGTTCACCGCCCCTGCGGTGGCTGCTGAATACAAGGCCGAATACCGCATGTCGCTGGTTTTGGGCCCACCCACACCCTGGGGTCAGGCCGGCAAAATGTGGGCCGACATGGTCAAGGAACGCACCCAGGGCCGTATCAACATCAAGCTCTACCCTGGTGTCTCGCTGATCCAAGGCGACCAGACCCGCGAATTCAGCGCGCTGCGCCAAGGCGTGATCGACATGGCTGTGGGCTCCACCATCAACTGGTCCCCCCAGGTCAAGGAATTGAACCTGTTCTCGCTGCCCTTTTTGATGCCCGACTACGCCGCCATTGACGCGCTGACGCAAGGCAGCGTGGGTCAGAAAATTTTCCAGACCCTGGACAAGTCGGGTGTGGTGCCCCTGGCGTGGGGTGAGAACGGCTTTCGTGAATTGACCAACTCCAAGCGCCCCATCAAGTCCCCAGCAGACTTGAAGGGCATGAAAATCCGTGTGGTGGGCTCGCCCATTTACTCGGACATGTTCTCGGCCATGGGCGCCAATCCCACGCAAATGAGCTGGGCCGATGCGCAGCCTGCGCTGTCCAGCGGCGCGGTGGATGGCCAGGAAAACCCCTTGTTCTTGTTCACCGTGCTGAAAATGCACAACGTGGGCCAGAAATTCGTGACCACCTGGGGCTATGTGGCCGATCCGCTGATCTTTGTGGTCAACAAGGACATCTGGGCATCGTGGACACCTGCTGACCAGGCCATCGTGCGCCAGGCGGCTGTGGACGCGGGCAAAGCCGAAATCGCGATCGCCCGCAAAGGCCTGGTCGAAGCCGACAAGCCTGTGCTCAAGGACATCGCTGGCATGGGCGTGACGGTGACATCGCTGAGCGCCGAAGAGCGCGAAGCCTTCGTCAAGGCCACCCGCCCGGTGTACGAGAAGTGGAAAAACACCGTGGGCCCCGCCCTGGTGAAAGAGGCCGAGACCGCCATCGCTGCACGCAAAAAGTGA
- a CDS encoding TSUP family transporter: MELLIVSLASLLAGLIDSIVGGGGLILLPALFATFPGAAPATLFGTNKSASIWGTAFATVQYSRKVVLPWRSLLPAAGAGLVGSVIGAWVVTQVDPALFRKALPVLLAAVLVYTLAKKDMGRQHAPRFAGPKEAWIASGIGLTIGFYDGFFGPGTGSFLVFAYVRLLGYDFLNASASAKLINVATNFSALMLFAYQGHVWWHLALAMAVANIIGSLIGTRLALKHGAGFVRQVFIFVVLALICKTAYDTWIKA, translated from the coding sequence ATGGAATTACTGATTGTTTCGCTGGCCTCGCTGCTGGCCGGGCTGATCGACTCGATCGTGGGCGGTGGCGGTCTGATCTTGCTGCCCGCTCTGTTTGCCACCTTTCCCGGCGCCGCCCCCGCCACCTTGTTTGGCACCAACAAAAGCGCCTCGATCTGGGGCACCGCCTTTGCCACAGTCCAGTACAGCCGCAAAGTGGTCCTGCCCTGGCGCTCCTTGCTGCCCGCTGCGGGCGCGGGCCTGGTGGGTTCGGTCATCGGGGCCTGGGTGGTCACGCAGGTCGACCCGGCCCTGTTTCGCAAGGCCCTGCCCGTGCTGCTGGCAGCCGTGCTGGTCTACACCTTGGCCAAAAAAGACATGGGCCGCCAGCACGCCCCGCGCTTTGCCGGCCCAAAGGAAGCCTGGATCGCCTCAGGCATCGGTTTGACCATTGGTTTTTACGATGGGTTTTTTGGCCCCGGCACAGGCAGTTTCCTGGTCTTTGCCTACGTGCGGCTGCTCGGTTATGACTTTTTGAATGCCTCGGCCTCGGCCAAGCTGATCAACGTGGCGACCAATTTTTCGGCCCTCATGCTGTTCGCCTACCAAGGCCATGTGTGGTGGCATCTGGCACTGGCCATGGCGGTGGCCAACATCATCGGCAGCCTGATCGGCACGCGCCTGGCGCTCAAACACGGGGCGGGCTTTGTTCGCCAGGTCTTCATCTTCGTGGTGCTGGCCCTGATCTGCAAAACCGCCTACGACACCTGGATCAAAGCCTGA
- a CDS encoding TRAP transporter small permease, which yields MTHLHEQAPAEVAAAESDEDTVVPLKIEDWLTVIVMALLSLITFANVLVRYFTDQSFAWTEEFSVFLMIVLALVAGSASVARNRQIRIEYFADSGPEKRQRALARFGALMVFFLFALIAVLSVRVVWDDFRFGETSPGIGVPQWWYTIWLPVLSVAIAGRALGLFIRRGRQP from the coding sequence ATGACCCATTTGCACGAGCAAGCGCCCGCCGAAGTGGCCGCTGCTGAATCCGATGAAGACACCGTCGTTCCTCTGAAAATCGAAGATTGGCTCACGGTCATCGTGATGGCGTTGCTGTCGCTCATCACCTTTGCCAATGTGCTGGTGCGCTATTTCACCGACCAGTCCTTTGCCTGGACGGAGGAGTTTTCGGTGTTTTTGATGATCGTGCTCGCGCTGGTGGCGGGCTCGGCCTCGGTGGCCCGCAACCGACAAATCCGGATTGAATACTTTGCCGACAGCGGCCCTGAAAAACGCCAGCGGGCGTTGGCCCGTTTTGGCGCGCTGATGGTGTTTTTCCTCTTTGCGCTGATCGCGGTGCTCAGCGTTCGCGTGGTTTGGGACGATTTCCGTTTTGGTGAAACCTCGCCGGGCATTGGCGTGCCGCAGTGGTGGTACACCATCTGGCTGCCGGTGTTGTCGGTGGCCATTGCCGGACGTGCGCTGGGTCTGTTCATCCGCCGAGGGCGTCAGCCATGA
- a CDS encoding CoA-acylating methylmalonate-semialdehyde dehydrogenase — MSISQIGHYINGQVAAGASGRSQPVTNPASGAVTGHVALANSAEVAQAVAAAQAAFPAWADTPPLRRARVMFKFLELLNLHKDELAHMITAEHGKVFTDAQGEVSRGIDIVEFATGIPQLLKGDYTEQVSTGIDNWTMRQPLGVVAGITPFNFPVMVPMWMFPVAIAAGNTFILKPSPTDPTPSLFMAELLKKAGLPDGVFNVVQGDKEAVDALLEHPDVKAISFVGSTPIANYIYETGAHHGKRVQALGGAKNHLVVMPDADIDQTVDALIGAGYGSAGERCMAISVAVLVGDVADKILPKLVERTKALQVLNGENLAAEMGPIVTDAARQRIKGYIDAGVAEGAKLLVDGRAFDGAKAGAGCEQGFWLGGTLFDHVTTDMKIYKEEIFGPVLSCVRVPDFGTAVQIINDHEFGNGVSCFTRDGNVAREFSRRIQVGMVGINVPIPVPMAWHGFGGWKRSLFGDMHAYGEEGVRFYTKQKSIMQRWPESIGKGAEFVMPTAK; from the coding sequence ATGAGCATTTCCCAAATCGGCCACTACATCAACGGCCAAGTGGCTGCAGGCGCTTCGGGCCGCAGCCAGCCTGTCACCAACCCTGCTTCAGGGGCTGTCACCGGCCACGTGGCCCTGGCCAACAGCGCCGAAGTGGCCCAAGCCGTGGCCGCCGCCCAAGCCGCCTTCCCCGCCTGGGCCGACACGCCGCCCCTGCGCCGAGCCCGCGTGATGTTCAAGTTTTTGGAGCTGCTGAACCTGCACAAGGACGAGCTGGCCCACATGATCACCGCCGAACACGGCAAGGTCTTCACCGACGCGCAGGGCGAAGTCTCGCGCGGCATCGACATCGTGGAATTTGCCACCGGCATCCCCCAGTTGCTCAAGGGCGACTACACCGAGCAGGTGTCAACGGGCATCGACAACTGGACGATGCGCCAGCCCCTGGGCGTGGTGGCCGGCATCACGCCCTTCAACTTTCCTGTGATGGTGCCCATGTGGATGTTCCCGGTCGCGATTGCGGCGGGCAACACCTTCATCCTCAAACCCAGCCCGACCGACCCGACACCGTCGCTGTTCATGGCCGAGTTGCTGAAAAAAGCCGGTCTGCCCGACGGCGTGTTCAACGTGGTGCAAGGCGACAAAGAAGCCGTCGACGCGCTGCTCGAGCACCCCGATGTGAAGGCCATCAGCTTCGTGGGCTCCACCCCGATTGCCAACTACATTTATGAAACCGGTGCGCACCACGGCAAGCGCGTGCAAGCCCTGGGGGGCGCGAAGAACCACCTGGTGGTGATGCCCGACGCCGACATCGACCAAACCGTGGACGCTTTGATTGGCGCGGGCTACGGCTCGGCCGGCGAGCGTTGCATGGCGATTTCGGTGGCGGTGCTGGTGGGCGATGTGGCCGACAAGATCCTGCCCAAGCTGGTTGAGCGCACAAAGGCCCTGCAAGTGCTCAACGGTGAGAACCTGGCCGCCGAGATGGGCCCCATCGTGACCGACGCCGCGCGTCAGCGCATCAAGGGTTACATCGACGCCGGCGTGGCCGAGGGCGCGAAGCTGCTGGTGGATGGCCGCGCCTTTGACGGCGCCAAAGCCGGTGCAGGCTGCGAGCAAGGCTTCTGGCTGGGCGGCACGCTGTTCGACCACGTGACCACCGACATGAAGATCTACAAGGAAGAGATTTTTGGCCCGGTGCTGAGCTGCGTGCGCGTGCCCGACTTCGGCACGGCGGTGCAGATCATCAACGACCACGAGTTCGGCAATGGCGTCTCCTGCTTCACCCGCGACGGCAACGTGGCACGCGAGTTTTCGCGCCGCATCCAGGTCGGCATGGTCGGCATCAACGTGCCGATCCCGGTGCCCATGGCCTGGCACGGCTTTGGCGGCTGGAAGCGTTCGCTGTTTGGCGACATGCACGCCTACGGCGAAGAGGGCGTGCGCTTTTACACCAAGCAAAAGTCCATCATGCAGCGCTGGCCTGAAAGCATTGGCAAGGGTGCGGAATTTGTGATGCCCACAGCCAAGTAA
- a CDS encoding LysR family transcriptional regulator gives MEEQKINALWTHLHWLSVLAQQGSYTAAAARLGVSKAAMSQRIAELERAAKVTLVQRTTRSLRLTEAGQKLVDETRTAFEQIAQSFAQVRDLAEQPSGLLRVTAPVALARQQLVPLIAAFLQDFPDVRIELDLSDRLSALATEGYDLAIRHTARPPDTHVAWVLCPTQSVLVATRAYLRQHGEPQSPAELQAHNCLHYPRSQDTPAWTFEPRGGVGGASEIRERVTVPVTGNFAANNSEALREAALTGAGIALMPDFSAQAELRQGHLVRVLPDWQPVGAFAETIYAIRPYAPHVPRAVAALVAHLKKGLAPGFA, from the coding sequence ATGGAAGAGCAAAAAATCAACGCCCTCTGGACCCACCTGCACTGGCTGAGCGTGCTGGCGCAGCAAGGCAGTTACACGGCCGCCGCTGCCCGGCTGGGGGTGAGCAAGGCCGCCATGAGCCAGCGCATCGCCGAGCTGGAGCGTGCCGCCAAAGTCACCTTGGTGCAGCGCACCACCCGCAGCCTGCGCCTGACCGAGGCGGGCCAAAAGCTGGTGGACGAAACCCGTACCGCGTTCGAGCAGATCGCGCAGAGCTTCGCCCAGGTGCGTGACCTGGCCGAGCAGCCCAGCGGCTTATTGCGCGTGACCGCCCCTGTGGCACTGGCCCGCCAGCAACTGGTGCCGTTGATCGCCGCTTTCTTGCAAGACTTTCCGGATGTGCGCATCGAGTTGGACCTGTCCGACCGCTTGAGCGCCTTGGCCACCGAAGGCTATGACCTGGCCATTCGCCACACGGCCCGCCCACCCGACACCCATGTGGCTTGGGTGCTGTGCCCCACCCAATCGGTGCTGGTGGCCACCCGCGCATATCTGCGCCAGCATGGCGAGCCGCAAAGCCCTGCCGAGTTGCAAGCCCACAACTGCCTGCATTACCCCCGCTCGCAAGACACCCCGGCGTGGACCTTCGAGCCGCGAGGGGGCGTTGGTGGCGCTTCAGAAATCCGTGAGCGGGTCACTGTGCCGGTGACCGGCAACTTCGCCGCCAACAACAGCGAAGCCCTGCGCGAAGCGGCCTTGACGGGCGCGGGCATCGCCCTCATGCCCGACTTCAGTGCCCAGGCCGAGTTGCGCCAAGGGCATCTGGTCCGCGTCTTGCCCGACTGGCAGCCTGTGGGGGCATTTGCCGAAACCATCTACGCCATCCGCCCTTACGCACCGCATGTGCCCCGCGCCGTGGCGGCGCTGGTCGCGCATTTGAAGAAGGGTTTGGCGCCCGGTTTTGCTTGA
- a CDS encoding DMT family transporter encodes MPQPIHLHRHDQRALLVALVLIVIWGGNFTLQKYLFDLITPGGFLWARYLIMPLCALVLMRWRFGVWLPPLPRKDWQHMAWLGFIGHSLHVGLVTYGIHWSTAFSSSVILACGPIFTLLILRMQGLERLSLPQMGGVALAFGGVLMFLSDKLLGGNWRAGGGDLVLLVAAGLFSYYTVAVKPVMQRHGPVLTMGYATLLGGLPVMLLSVPAGMAANWSVLDVWAWVGLFWSVLVSAFAGWLAWGWINNVRGVARTAPLMYLMPPMAGLFAWALSDEHYTWIKIAGAGVTLLGVALAQYAGQIKWRLR; translated from the coding sequence ATGCCCCAACCGATTCACCTACACCGACACGACCAACGTGCTTTGCTCGTGGCCTTGGTGCTGATCGTCATCTGGGGGGGCAACTTCACCCTCCAAAAGTACCTGTTTGACCTGATCACGCCGGGGGGGTTCTTGTGGGCGCGTTACCTCATCATGCCGTTGTGCGCCTTGGTTTTGATGCGCTGGCGTTTTGGTGTCTGGCTGCCGCCTTTGCCCCGCAAAGATTGGCAGCACATGGCCTGGCTGGGCTTCATTGGTCACTCCCTGCATGTGGGCTTGGTGACCTATGGCATCCATTGGTCCACGGCGTTTTCCAGTTCGGTGATTCTGGCCTGCGGGCCGATTTTCACCTTGCTGATTTTGCGCATGCAGGGCCTGGAGCGACTGAGCTTGCCCCAAATGGGTGGGGTGGCTTTGGCTTTTGGCGGCGTGTTGATGTTCTTGTCCGACAAATTGCTGGGCGGCAATTGGCGTGCAGGTGGTGGTGATCTGGTCTTGCTTGTTGCGGCCGGGCTTTTCTCCTATTACACCGTGGCGGTCAAGCCCGTGATGCAGCGCCACGGACCCGTGCTCACCATGGGTTACGCCACCTTGCTGGGCGGTTTGCCCGTGATGCTCTTGTCGGTGCCGGCGGGCATGGCCGCGAACTGGTCCGTGCTCGATGTTTGGGCTTGGGTGGGATTGTTTTGGTCTGTACTGGTCTCGGCCTTTGCCGGCTGGCTGGCTTGGGGCTGGATCAACAACGTGCGCGGCGTGGCCCGCACGGCCCCTTTGATGTATCTGATGCCGCCCATGGCGGGCCTGTTTGCTTGGGCGCTGTCGGATGAGCACTACACCTGGATCAAGATTGCCGGGGCCGGCGTCACACTGCTGGGCGTGGCGCTGGCGCAGTACGCTGGACAGATCAAGTGGCGCTTGCGTTGA
- a CDS encoding alpha-ketoacid dehydrogenase subunit beta, producing MVLNTMSYSQAAVLAVQREMEADERVVVMGEDVGRGGIFGQYKGLQQTFGTHRIIDTPISEAVIMGGGVGMALAGMRPVVEMRVVDFALCGMDEIINQAAKNRYMFGGQGRVPLVARMPIGIWDASAAQHSQSLEAWFAHMPGLVVVCPGSVQDNYSLLRSAMQCGDPVVYMEHKTLWGLEGPLDESVQVPLGQAAVLRPGDHLTMVSWSRQVQVCQTGCAQLAALGIQVELIDLRTLWPWDRETVLKSAAKTGHLLVVHEAIQAAGFGAEIAATVAESLGVRVKRLGAPRIPVGYAPVLEAVARVSAEQIVAAAQDCLKPVTR from the coding sequence ATGGTTTTGAACACGATGAGTTACAGCCAAGCCGCCGTGCTGGCCGTGCAGCGCGAAATGGAAGCCGACGAACGCGTGGTGGTGATGGGCGAAGACGTGGGCCGGGGCGGCATCTTTGGCCAATACAAAGGTTTGCAGCAGACCTTTGGCACGCACCGCATCATCGACACGCCGATCAGTGAGGCGGTCATCATGGGTGGCGGCGTGGGCATGGCGCTGGCGGGCATGCGCCCGGTGGTGGAGATGCGCGTGGTCGACTTTGCCCTGTGCGGCATGGATGAAATCATCAACCAGGCCGCCAAAAACCGCTACATGTTTGGCGGCCAGGGCCGTGTGCCCCTGGTGGCGCGCATGCCCATTGGCATCTGGGATGCCTCGGCGGCGCAGCACTCGCAGTCACTTGAAGCCTGGTTTGCCCACATGCCCGGCCTGGTGGTGGTGTGCCCGGGCTCGGTGCAAGACAACTATTCCTTGCTGCGCTCGGCCATGCAATGCGGTGACCCGGTGGTCTATATGGAACACAAGACCCTCTGGGGTCTGGAGGGGCCGCTGGACGAAAGCGTGCAAGTGCCCTTGGGCCAAGCCGCCGTTTTGCGACCCGGTGATCATTTGACGATGGTCAGCTGGAGCCGTCAGGTGCAGGTGTGCCAAACGGGTTGCGCGCAATTGGCGGCTTTGGGCATTCAGGTCGAGTTGATCGATTTGCGCACCCTGTGGCCCTGGGACCGGGAAACGGTGCTGAAATCAGCCGCCAAGACAGGCCATCTGTTGGTGGTGCACGAAGCGATTCAGGCGGCAGGCTTTGGCGCTGAAATCGCCGCCACTGTGGCCGAAAGCCTGGGCGTGCGTGTCAAGCGCTTGGGCGCGCCGCGCATCCCGGTGGGTTACGCGCCCGTGCTGGAAGCGGTGGCCCGCGTGTCGGCCGAGCAGATCGTGGCCGCAGCGCAGGATTGCCTCAAGCCCGTCACACGATGA
- a CDS encoding TRAP transporter large permease produces MIPTLLFVAFVVMMLMGVPIGAALGLAGAACIALANFDAQWFGLLAVPQNFYAGLGKYPLLAIPMFVLVGSIFDRSGVALRLVNFAVAIVGRGPGMLPLVAIVVAMFLGGISGSGPANAAAVGAVMIAAMSRAGYPAPFSASVVGAAAATDILIPPSVAFIVYSVLVPGASVPALFAAGMIPGILAGIALIVPTVWMARKHKMGALEASLPRPELWKSFVEATWGLAAPVLILGGMRAGWFTPTEAAVVAVFYGLFVGMVIYRTIKVRDLFVILRESGELSAVILLVVSLAGIFAFSLSTLGVIDPVTKAIVNSGLGEYGVLALLILMLITVGMFLDGVSIFLIFVPLLWPIVQYYQWDPVWFGVILTLKVALGQFTPPLAVNLMVSCRIAGVRMEETVRWVGWMLFSMFLVMLAVIAWPELALWLPRYLGY; encoded by the coding sequence ATGATCCCTACCCTTTTGTTTGTGGCCTTTGTGGTCATGATGCTCATGGGCGTGCCGATTGGTGCGGCCTTGGGCTTGGCTGGCGCGGCTTGCATTGCCTTGGCCAACTTTGATGCGCAGTGGTTTGGTCTGTTGGCCGTGCCGCAAAACTTCTATGCCGGCCTGGGCAAGTACCCGCTGCTGGCCATTCCCATGTTTGTGCTGGTGGGCTCCATTTTTGACCGCTCGGGCGTGGCGCTGCGGCTGGTCAACTTTGCCGTCGCCATCGTGGGCCGCGGCCCCGGCATGTTGCCCTTGGTGGCGATTGTGGTGGCCATGTTTTTGGGCGGGATTTCCGGCTCGGGCCCGGCCAACGCGGCGGCGGTGGGTGCGGTGATGATCGCGGCCATGTCGCGGGCTGGTTACCCGGCGCCGTTTTCGGCCAGCGTGGTTGGCGCAGCAGCGGCCACGGACATCTTGATCCCGCCTTCGGTGGCCTTCATTGTCTATTCGGTGCTGGTGCCCGGCGCCTCGGTGCCTGCGCTGTTTGCGGCCGGCATGATTCCAGGCATTTTGGCCGGTATTGCCCTGATCGTGCCCACCGTCTGGATGGCCCGCAAACACAAGATGGGCGCGCTCGAGGCAAGCCTGCCCCGCCCCGAGTTGTGGAAAAGTTTTGTCGAAGCCACCTGGGGCCTGGCGGCGCCCGTCTTGATCTTGGGCGGCATGCGCGCAGGCTGGTTCACCCCCACCGAAGCGGCGGTGGTAGCCGTGTTTTACGGCCTGTTTGTGGGCATGGTGATTTACCGCACGATCAAGGTGCGCGACCTGTTTGTGATCTTGCGCGAGTCGGGCGAGTTGTCGGCCGTGATCTTGCTGGTGGTCTCGCTGGCGGGCATTTTTGCCTTTTCGCTGTCCACGCTGGGCGTGATCGACCCCGTGACGAAAGCCATCGTCAACTCGGGCTTGGGCGAGTATGGCGTGCTGGCCCTGCTCATCCTGATGCTGATCACCGTGGGCATGTTCCTCGATGGCGTGTCCATTTTCCTGATCTTTGTGCCGCTTCTGTGGCCCATCGTTCAGTACTACCAATGGGACCCGGTCTGGTTTGGCGTGATCCTCACGCTCAAAGTGGCCTTGGGCCAGTTCACGCCGCCCTTGGCTGTGAACCTGATGGTGTCTTGCCGCATTGCGGGTGTGCGCATGGAAGAGACCGTGCGCTGGGTCGGCTGGATGCTGTTTTCGATGTTCCTGGTCATGCTGGCGGTGATTGCATGGCCCGAACTGGCTCTGTGGCTGCCGCGCTACCTGGGCTATTGA